The following proteins are co-located in the Micromonospora viridifaciens genome:
- a CDS encoding cytochrome P450 gives MDVDQILTGLYSEQGRQDPYPWYAALHEHGPVSAVPTRAEHSTITAVAGGYDLVDQVLRDPGWYKGAPPGWQEQEILRTFLSSMMFTNPPDHTRMRAVFAKTFTPRRLGALEPVIVRVVEERLDRMAEAGADGGEVDFVADFAYPVPALVMAEFIGLPAADLAWYRQRVDWIDEYMDVAGKTPERLARANQAAEELRAYYRELIAHRRRQPGEDLISGLVEVLDAGGVELTEEELISNLIVLFNASFVTTVYMFSNGLPLLLAHPDVVAALPGDDALARGCVDEVLRMESPVHFLARAAPDDTELGGVPVKRDENVLLLIAAANRDPARFPDPDRFDPHRAGPPSLAFGVGLHFCLGSAVSKLEGRLALPRLFARFPRLAVTQPFTYSGSLFLRGIDKLFVTTGGH, from the coding sequence GTGGACGTCGACCAGATCCTGACCGGCCTGTACAGCGAGCAGGGCCGGCAGGACCCCTACCCGTGGTACGCGGCCCTGCACGAGCACGGCCCGGTCAGCGCTGTCCCGACCCGCGCCGAACACAGCACCATCACCGCCGTCGCCGGCGGGTACGACCTGGTCGACCAGGTGCTGCGCGACCCCGGCTGGTACAAGGGCGCTCCGCCCGGCTGGCAGGAGCAGGAGATCCTGCGCACCTTCCTGTCCTCGATGATGTTCACCAACCCGCCCGACCACACCCGGATGCGGGCGGTCTTCGCCAAGACGTTCACCCCGCGCCGGCTGGGCGCGCTGGAGCCGGTGATCGTCCGGGTCGTCGAGGAACGGCTGGACCGGATGGCCGAGGCCGGCGCGGACGGCGGTGAGGTGGACTTCGTCGCCGACTTCGCGTACCCGGTCCCGGCGCTGGTGATGGCCGAGTTCATCGGCCTGCCGGCGGCGGACCTGGCCTGGTACCGGCAGCGGGTCGACTGGATCGACGAGTACATGGACGTCGCCGGCAAGACCCCGGAACGGCTGGCCCGGGCCAACCAGGCCGCCGAGGAGCTGCGCGCCTACTACCGGGAGCTGATCGCCCACCGGCGCCGGCAGCCCGGCGAGGACCTGATCAGCGGCCTGGTCGAGGTGCTGGACGCCGGCGGCGTCGAGCTGACCGAGGAGGAGCTGATCAGCAACCTGATCGTGCTGTTCAACGCCAGCTTCGTCACCACCGTCTACATGTTCAGCAACGGCCTGCCGCTGCTGCTGGCCCACCCCGACGTGGTCGCCGCGCTGCCCGGCGACGACGCCCTGGCCCGGGGCTGCGTGGACGAGGTCCTGCGGATGGAGAGCCCGGTGCATTTCCTGGCCCGGGCCGCGCCCGACGACACCGAGCTGGGCGGGGTGCCGGTCAAGCGGGACGAGAACGTGCTGCTGCTGATCGCCGCCGCGAACCGGGACCCGGCCCGCTTCCCCGACCCGGACCGGTTCGACCCGCACCGGGCCGGCCCGCCCTCGCTCGCCTTCGGCGTAGGGCTGCACTTCTGCCTCGGCTCGGCGGTGTCCAAGCTGGAAGGGCGGCTCGCCCTGCCCCGGCTCTTCGCCCGCTTCCCCCGCCTGGCGGTCACGCAGCCCTTCACGTACAGCGGGAGCCTGTTCCTGCGCGGCATCGACAAGCTCTTCGTCACCACCGGGGGGCACTGA
- a CDS encoding alpha-hydroxy acid oxidase, which produces MAESSDSLVVASRPAPAAGGSTTAGFVPPACLADFAELARVVLPAEVWDFVAGGSGTESTLAANRAALDRVAVLPRVLTGVDRPRTDAALPGGTYALPVAVAPMAYQKLLHPDGEPALAAAARAAGVPYVTSTLSSTPIEEIAAAGGPIWFQLYWLRDRGLVADLLARAHAAGCTALMVTVDVPVLGRRLRDVRNGFALPPHVTAANLPAGRDDLAHQGTPGVSAVAVHTGAVFAPALSWADLAWLRERTPLPLLVKGVLDPRDAVRAAEVGADAVVVSNHGGRQFDGAPASVAVLPDVVAAVGERCAVLLDSGIRSGTDVLRALALGATGVLVGRPLLWALAAGGQAGAEAALTLLAAELRDALTLTGCADPAAARHLRTRTGG; this is translated from the coding sequence ATGGCTGAGTCGAGCGACAGCCTGGTCGTGGCCTCCCGGCCGGCGCCGGCCGCCGGTGGCTCGACCACGGCCGGCTTCGTCCCGCCGGCCTGCCTGGCCGACTTCGCCGAGCTGGCCCGGGTCGTGCTGCCCGCCGAGGTGTGGGACTTCGTGGCCGGCGGCAGCGGCACCGAGAGCACCCTCGCGGCCAACCGGGCCGCCCTGGATCGGGTGGCGGTGCTGCCCCGGGTGCTCACCGGCGTGGACCGCCCGCGCACCGACGCCGCGCTGCCCGGCGGGACGTACGCCCTGCCGGTGGCGGTCGCGCCGATGGCGTACCAGAAGCTGCTGCATCCCGACGGGGAGCCGGCGCTGGCCGCCGCCGCCCGCGCGGCCGGGGTGCCCTACGTGACCAGCACGCTGAGCAGCACGCCGATCGAGGAGATCGCCGCGGCCGGCGGCCCGATCTGGTTCCAGCTGTACTGGCTGCGCGACCGCGGCCTGGTGGCCGACCTGCTGGCCCGGGCGCACGCCGCCGGCTGCACCGCGCTGATGGTCACCGTCGACGTGCCGGTGCTCGGCCGGCGGCTGCGCGACGTCCGCAACGGCTTCGCCCTGCCGCCGCACGTCACCGCGGCGAACCTGCCCGCCGGCCGGGACGACCTGGCCCACCAGGGCACGCCCGGGGTGTCCGCGGTCGCCGTGCACACCGGCGCCGTCTTCGCCCCGGCGCTGAGCTGGGCCGACCTGGCCTGGCTGCGGGAGCGTACCCCGCTGCCGCTGCTGGTCAAGGGCGTCCTCGACCCGCGCGACGCGGTCCGCGCGGCCGAGGTGGGCGCGGACGCGGTGGTGGTCTCCAACCACGGCGGCCGGCAGTTCGACGGCGCCCCGGCCTCGGTCGCCGTGTTGCCCGACGTGGTCGCGGCGGTGGGGGAGCGCTGCGCGGTGCTGCTGGACAGCGGCATACGCAGCGGCACCGACGTGCTGCGCGCCCTCGCGCTCGGCGCGACCGGCGTACTGGTCGGTCGGCCGTTGCTCTGGGCCCTGGCGGCCGGCGGCCAGGCCGGCGCCGAGGCGGCCCTGACGCTGCTCGCCGCCGAGCTGCGCGACGCGCTCACCCTGACCGGCTGCGCCGACCCGGCGGCGGCGCGGCACCTGCGCACCCGCACCGGAGGTTGA
- a CDS encoding alpha/beta hydrolase, producing the protein MALDPQVVAWRAARETAGAAPLYTQTLAEARAADLAAIRAGTGAVEPVEEVRDTHVPGPGGPLPVRIHRPAGDGPLPTLVYFFGGGWTLGSVDTADGICRRLANATPCQTVTVGYRLAPEHRFPAAVDDCYAALRWLAGHAEEFRVDPDRLAVGGDSAGGNLAAAVTLLARADGGPRLAAQLLVYPNTDQRPGPAPAADEDPLLFNRHSVAWYRRHYLADPADAAHPLASPLLAEDLSGLPPALVITAEHDPLRDEGERYAARLREAGVPTELTRYDGMIHGFFAMPGVFDAGKRAQEQAAAFLRRRFGSDPVGSAAGAAVGGSDHG; encoded by the coding sequence ATGGCACTCGACCCGCAGGTGGTCGCGTGGCGGGCGGCGCGGGAGACCGCCGGCGCCGCGCCGCTCTACACCCAGACCCTGGCCGAGGCCCGCGCCGCCGACCTCGCCGCGATCCGCGCCGGCACCGGCGCGGTCGAGCCGGTCGAAGAGGTACGCGACACGCACGTGCCCGGCCCGGGCGGGCCGCTGCCGGTACGCATCCACCGGCCGGCCGGCGACGGCCCGCTGCCCACCCTGGTCTACTTCTTCGGCGGCGGCTGGACGCTGGGCAGCGTGGACACCGCCGACGGGATCTGCCGCCGACTGGCCAACGCCACGCCCTGCCAGACGGTGACCGTCGGCTACCGGCTCGCCCCCGAGCACCGCTTCCCAGCCGCCGTGGACGACTGTTACGCCGCGCTGCGCTGGCTGGCCGGGCACGCCGAGGAGTTCCGGGTCGACCCGGACCGGCTCGCGGTCGGCGGGGACAGCGCCGGCGGCAACCTGGCCGCCGCGGTCACCCTGCTGGCCCGGGCCGACGGCGGCCCCCGGCTCGCCGCCCAGCTGCTGGTCTACCCGAACACCGACCAGCGGCCCGGCCCGGCGCCGGCCGCCGACGAGGACCCACTGCTGTTCAACCGGCACTCCGTGGCGTGGTACCGGCGGCACTACCTGGCCGACCCCGCCGACGCGGCGCACCCGCTGGCCTCGCCGCTGCTCGCCGAGGACCTGTCCGGGCTGCCCCCGGCGCTGGTCATCACCGCCGAGCACGACCCGCTGCGCGACGAGGGGGAGCGGTACGCGGCGCGGCTGCGGGAGGCCGGGGTCCCGACCGAGCTGACCCGGTACGACGGGATGATCCACGGCTTCTTCGCCATGCCGGGCGTGTTCGACGCGGGCAAGCGGGCGCAGGAGCAGGCGGCGGCCTTCCTGCGGCGGCGGTTCGGGTCGGACCCGGTCGGCTCGGCGGCCGGAGCGGCGGTGGGCGGGTCGGATCATGGCTGA
- a CDS encoding HAD family hydrolase codes for MDGIVFDMDGTLIESHAVVPAAYRAAVLDRGGPALTDAEVIAGYSLGSPAALLTHLIGRPATDADLACYHDHLAALAGQVAIYPDMAEVLAELAARVPVGLFTGASHRAAEILLDRVGLLGRFRVVLGGDEVPRPKPHPDGVELACRRLGLAPARAAYVGDSPLDLRAARRSGAAAVAAGWGHQYDPAEPADVTAAHPLDLLPLLN; via the coding sequence GTGGACGGGATCGTCTTCGACATGGACGGCACCCTGATCGAGTCGCACGCGGTGGTGCCGGCCGCGTACCGGGCCGCCGTGCTGGACCGTGGCGGGCCGGCACTCACCGACGCCGAGGTCATCGCGGGATATTCGCTGGGTTCACCAGCCGCGCTGCTGACGCATCTGATCGGGCGCCCGGCGACCGACGCCGACCTGGCCTGCTACCACGACCATCTCGCCGCGCTCGCCGGGCAGGTGGCGATCTACCCCGACATGGCGGAGGTGCTCGCGGAGCTCGCCGCCCGGGTGCCGGTCGGCCTGTTCACCGGTGCCAGCCACCGCGCCGCCGAGATCCTGCTCGATCGGGTCGGCCTGCTCGGGCGCTTCCGGGTCGTCCTCGGCGGAGACGAGGTTCCCCGCCCCAAGCCGCATCCGGACGGCGTCGAGCTGGCCTGCCGGAGGCTGGGGCTCGCCCCCGCCCGGGCCGCGTACGTCGGGGACTCACCGCTCGACCTTCGAGCCGCGCGGCGCAGCGGCGCCGCGGCGGTAGCGGCCGGCTGGGGCCACCAGTACGACCCGGCCGAGCCCGCCGACGTCACCGCCGCCCACCCCCTCGACCTGCTGCCGCTGCTCAACTAA
- a CDS encoding SGNH/GDSL hydrolase family protein, producing the protein MLTEAMDPWCLREGESAGLLRGHPWRRFVVLGDSVAEGLCEPVDGYSDLQWADRIAAELRAVQPGLAYVNLGRRGLRAHEVRAAQLAAALAFGPDLALVVCGGNDAFRPGYDPEAVDAELAAMITALQDAGADVITVGMFDVSHSPAVPAALRAGLGERMRRLSAHTRRLAGRLGTLHVHLTDHPAVADPSLYSSDGRHGSARSDAIATAETLRVLGAHLRTAAEPAT; encoded by the coding sequence ATGTTGACCGAAGCGATGGATCCTTGGTGTCTTCGGGAGGGCGAGAGCGCGGGGTTGCTGCGGGGGCATCCGTGGCGGCGGTTCGTGGTGCTGGGCGACAGCGTGGCCGAGGGGCTGTGCGAGCCGGTCGACGGCTACTCCGACCTGCAGTGGGCGGACCGGATCGCGGCCGAGCTGCGCGCGGTCCAGCCCGGGCTGGCGTACGTCAACCTGGGCCGGCGCGGGCTGCGCGCGCATGAGGTGCGGGCAGCCCAGCTGGCGGCGGCGCTGGCGTTCGGCCCGGACCTGGCGCTGGTGGTCTGCGGCGGCAACGACGCCTTCCGGCCCGGGTACGACCCCGAGGCGGTCGACGCCGAGCTGGCCGCGATGATCACCGCTCTCCAGGACGCCGGGGCGGACGTGATCACGGTCGGCATGTTCGACGTCTCGCACAGCCCGGCCGTGCCGGCGGCGCTGCGCGCCGGCCTCGGTGAGCGGATGCGTCGACTCTCCGCCCACACCAGACGGCTGGCCGGGCGGCTCGGCACCCTGCACGTGCACCTCACCGACCATCCGGCCGTCGCCGATCCGTCCCTCTACAGCAGCGACGGCCGGCACGGCAGCGCCCGTAGCGACGCGATCGCCACCGCCGAGACCCTCCGCGTCCTCGGCGCCCACCTCCGCACAGCCGCCGAACCGGCGACCTGA
- a CDS encoding MFS transporter, whose translation MNPRRELYTLVGADLLSNLGTRISVVAIPWLVLETTGSPTRMGLVAAAETLPYMLSSALATPWADRFGVRRTAVTVDAASAAAMAVVALAPWLGFGVLLVLVAVAGGLRGIGDRVKHVLFKPAAERAGVPLIRLTSAYDGLVRGMTLFGAVLGGLLIDWVGVTRAIWIDATTFAVCALLIGLLVRPPAPANPAPRESYLRALRGGFGYLRTDRTLLTMLVVVSASNMFANASVAVWIPLWVSRVLGDPAGFGLVLGVFSGGALLGNLLFTLAGPRLPRRATFALGLALSGAPRLLALALSDQLVVVLTVTFVSGVAIAAVNPLLGTALYERVPESLQTRVLGISGSVAFLGLPVGALLGGWSVAALGLSPALLVMAAACLVLTVGPLLLTRSKADRPAPEPAVSTAA comes from the coding sequence GTGAACCCGCGCCGGGAGCTGTACACCCTGGTCGGCGCCGACCTGCTGTCCAACCTGGGCACCCGGATCTCGGTGGTGGCAATCCCCTGGCTGGTGCTGGAGACCACCGGCAGCCCGACCCGGATGGGCCTGGTCGCGGCGGCGGAGACCCTGCCGTACATGCTCTCCAGCGCCCTCGCCACCCCGTGGGCGGACCGGTTCGGGGTGCGGCGTACCGCCGTCACCGTGGACGCGGCCAGCGCGGCGGCGATGGCGGTGGTGGCGCTGGCCCCCTGGCTCGGGTTCGGGGTGCTGCTGGTGCTGGTCGCGGTGGCCGGCGGGCTGCGCGGCATCGGCGACCGGGTCAAGCACGTGCTGTTCAAGCCCGCCGCCGAACGGGCCGGGGTGCCGCTGATCCGGCTCACCTCCGCCTACGACGGGCTGGTCCGGGGCATGACGCTGTTCGGGGCGGTGCTCGGCGGTCTGCTCATCGACTGGGTGGGCGTGACCCGGGCGATCTGGATCGACGCGACCACGTTCGCGGTGTGCGCGCTGCTGATCGGGCTACTGGTCCGCCCGCCCGCGCCGGCGAACCCGGCGCCCCGGGAGAGCTACCTGCGGGCGCTGCGCGGCGGCTTCGGCTACCTGCGTACCGACCGGACCCTGCTGACCATGCTGGTGGTGGTCTCGGCGTCGAACATGTTCGCCAACGCCAGCGTCGCGGTCTGGATCCCGCTCTGGGTGAGCCGGGTGCTCGGCGACCCGGCCGGCTTCGGCCTGGTGCTGGGGGTCTTCTCCGGCGGGGCGCTGCTGGGCAACCTGCTCTTCACCCTCGCCGGGCCACGGCTGCCCCGCCGGGCGACGTTCGCGCTCGGGCTGGCGCTCAGCGGCGCGCCCCGGCTGCTGGCCCTCGCGCTCAGCGACCAGCTGGTGGTCGTGCTCACCGTGACGTTCGTGTCCGGGGTGGCGATCGCGGCGGTGAACCCGCTGCTCGGCACGGCCCTGTACGAGCGGGTGCCGGAGTCCCTGCAGACCCGGGTGCTGGGCATCTCCGGCTCGGTGGCCTTCCTCGGCCTGCCGGTCGGTGCTCTCCTCGGCGGCTGGTCGGTGGCGGCGCTCGGGTTGAGCCCGGCGCTGCTGGTGATGGCGGCGGCCTGCCTGGTGCTCACCGTCGGCCCGCTGCTGCTGACCCGGTCCAAGGCCGACCGGCCGGCACCCGAACCGGCGGTATCCACCGCGGCCTGA
- a CDS encoding SGNH/GDSL hydrolase family protein: MAFAAALLVAGAPAVTASAGPVDTDSAPKGHAEWAASWAAAVTRGNTVGLTNTGLNNQSIRMTVHTSVGGDRLRVRLTNLYGEQAVKVGHATIARPNTATVDDRSDIDPVTLRELTFNGTSSATINKGAELLSDPVGFPVREQEDLVVTLYFPVLTGPVTFHGQSRATNFIGASDLTTASDGAGFTIKPDCCWMFLSGVDVERRRSPGAVVVFGDSIADGNGSTVNANKRWPDLLADRLIDARPEVRTPGVLNLSLAGNRLNHEGPEPGAGGFPGYYELGPNALARLNEDVFPQTGVRTLITHLGINDIWMNGDSAESIIASLRQINQQAKARGLTSLVSTLTPYEGHGASGVWTPEKEATRQAVNTWLRGPGAQEFDGLIDFDQVLRDPGHPSRLLPAYDSGDHIHPNDTGNQAMANAVPLKLLGL; the protein is encoded by the coding sequence ATAGCTTTCGCCGCGGCGCTGCTGGTCGCCGGCGCCCCGGCCGTCACCGCGAGCGCCGGTCCCGTCGACACCGACAGTGCCCCGAAGGGGCATGCGGAGTGGGCGGCGAGCTGGGCCGCGGCGGTGACCCGCGGGAACACCGTCGGCCTGACCAACACCGGCCTGAACAACCAGAGCATCCGGATGACCGTGCACACCTCGGTGGGTGGGGACCGGCTCCGGGTCCGGCTGACCAACCTCTACGGCGAGCAGGCCGTGAAGGTCGGGCACGCCACCATCGCCCGCCCCAACACCGCCACCGTCGACGACCGGTCCGACATCGACCCGGTCACCCTGCGGGAGTTGACCTTCAACGGCACCTCCTCGGCCACCATCAACAAGGGCGCCGAGCTGCTCAGCGACCCGGTGGGCTTCCCGGTCCGGGAGCAGGAGGACCTGGTCGTCACCCTGTACTTCCCGGTGCTGACCGGGCCGGTCACCTTCCACGGCCAGTCCCGGGCCACCAACTTCATCGGCGCCAGCGACCTCACCACCGCCTCGGACGGCGCGGGCTTCACCATCAAGCCCGACTGCTGCTGGATGTTCCTGTCCGGGGTCGACGTGGAGCGCCGGCGCAGCCCCGGCGCGGTGGTCGTCTTCGGTGACTCGATCGCCGACGGCAACGGCAGCACGGTCAACGCCAACAAGCGCTGGCCGGACCTGCTCGCCGACCGGCTCATCGACGCCCGTCCCGAGGTGCGCACCCCGGGCGTGCTGAACCTGAGCCTGGCCGGCAACCGGCTCAACCACGAGGGCCCGGAGCCCGGCGCGGGCGGCTTCCCCGGCTACTACGAGCTGGGCCCGAACGCCCTGGCCCGGCTCAACGAGGACGTCTTCCCGCAGACCGGGGTGCGCACCCTCATCACCCACCTGGGCATCAACGACATCTGGATGAACGGCGACAGCGCGGAGAGCATCATCGCCTCGCTGCGGCAGATCAACCAGCAGGCCAAGGCTCGCGGCCTGACCAGCCTGGTCAGCACCCTCACCCCGTACGAGGGTCACGGCGCCTCCGGGGTGTGGACGCCGGAGAAGGAGGCCACCCGGCAGGCGGTGAACACCTGGCTGCGCGGCCCGGGCGCGCAGGAGTTCGACGGGTTGATCGACTTCGACCAGGTGCTGCGCGACCCCGGGCACCCCAGCCGGCTGCTGCCCGCGTACGACTCGGGCGACCACATCCACCCGAACGACACCGGCAACCAGGCGATGGCGAACGCCGTACCGCTGAAGCTGCTCGGTCTGTGA
- a CDS encoding BTAD domain-containing putative transcriptional regulator, whose protein sequence is MEFRLLGTFEAYRDNQPVALSNRRQERCLLAVLLLDPGRLVRTDRLIDLLWNGRPPASARGAVHTYIGRLRAALAPYGVMISSRRDGYLMEADGHQIDVDEFSRLTHQASDATEPAERLPLLDRALALWRGPLLADTAHDELRERLHGPLEELRLTGVELRAEAQLALGQHARVAAELTPLVARHPTREQLVATLMTALYQGGRQAEALTLYQTTRHALVEHLGVDPGTRLREVHRRILRADHRLDRPGRRVYEVRVRGESLPWSVGGHPALDFCNTFAGWAHPAPLPGAEWLRSFRTLAVWAGHVGLVDDVAVTRLIELAGHDAREAAAVLDEARTMRARLYACLTDPNDHHAFDAMAHHAETAATVQVFRRGADGRGRWWPDLRAGLRLPVHAVAWSAAELLADPRRLTIRACPDPACGWLFLDGSGVRRWCSLGTCGRSDAEALCRTA, encoded by the coding sequence ATGGAATTCCGACTGCTCGGCACGTTCGAGGCGTACCGCGACAACCAACCGGTCGCGCTCAGCAACCGGCGGCAGGAGCGATGCCTCCTCGCCGTCCTGCTGCTCGACCCGGGTCGCCTGGTGCGCACCGACCGGCTCATCGACCTGCTCTGGAACGGCCGTCCGCCGGCCTCGGCGCGGGGTGCCGTGCATACGTACATCGGGCGGCTCCGCGCCGCCCTGGCGCCGTACGGCGTCATGATCAGCAGCCGTCGGGACGGCTACCTGATGGAGGCCGACGGACACCAGATCGACGTCGACGAGTTCAGCCGGCTCACCCACCAGGCCAGCGACGCTACCGAGCCGGCCGAGCGGCTGCCCCTGCTCGACCGGGCGCTGGCCCTCTGGCGCGGCCCGCTGCTCGCCGACACCGCCCATGACGAGCTGCGCGAGCGGCTGCACGGGCCGCTGGAGGAACTCCGGCTCACCGGCGTCGAGCTACGGGCCGAGGCCCAGCTCGCGCTCGGCCAGCACGCCCGCGTGGCCGCCGAGCTGACCCCGCTGGTCGCCCGGCACCCGACCCGGGAACAGCTCGTCGCCACCCTAATGACCGCGCTGTACCAGGGCGGCCGGCAGGCCGAGGCGCTGACCCTCTACCAGACGACCCGGCACGCCCTGGTGGAGCACCTCGGCGTCGATCCCGGGACGAGGCTGCGCGAGGTGCACCGGCGGATCCTTCGGGCGGACCACCGGCTCGACCGCCCGGGCCGCCGGGTGTACGAGGTACGCGTACGCGGTGAGAGCCTGCCGTGGAGCGTCGGCGGGCACCCGGCGCTCGACTTCTGCAACACCTTCGCCGGCTGGGCGCACCCAGCGCCGCTGCCGGGCGCCGAGTGGCTGCGCAGCTTCCGCACCCTCGCGGTGTGGGCCGGTCACGTCGGGCTGGTCGACGACGTCGCGGTGACCCGGCTCATCGAGCTGGCCGGGCACGATGCCCGCGAGGCCGCCGCGGTGCTCGACGAGGCCCGGACGATGCGCGCCCGGCTGTACGCCTGCCTCACCGACCCGAATGACCACCACGCCTTCGATGCGATGGCACACCACGCCGAGACGGCCGCGACGGTGCAGGTGTTCCGGCGCGGGGCGGACGGCCGCGGCCGGTGGTGGCCGGACCTGCGGGCCGGGCTGCGGCTGCCGGTGCACGCGGTCGCCTGGAGCGCCGCCGAACTCCTGGCCGACCCGCGGCGGCTCACCATCCGGGCCTGCCCCGATCCCGCGTGCGGCTGGTTGTTCCTCGACGGCAGCGGGGTGCGCCGCTGGTGCAGCCTCGGCACGTGCGGCCGCTCGGACGCGGAAGCCCTGTGCCGTACCGCCTGA
- a CDS encoding class I adenylate-forming enzyme family protein yields MTDQPNYVHEALELFARFDDREALVGGGRRLTYPEVAAEVRGLAGALLRHGVRPGDAVLVMLGNTVEGPLLQLALHLLGCRSMWVAPVTSRREVDEFVALAHPDAFVHDPRDPLGAEIAAGLTGVPVLCLGPGGAGPDLTAPGPAPALPTEVPAPESFLQTSGTTGTPKLVHHRESFYRQILALAADFRAAGFPLLRHLSHSPMWLASGQITTLFNLFTGGVLFLREQWDPEAFIRTVDAERLTSTFVTPPMLYEVLDHPALDGADFSAMFMFNVGAGPAAPARLRQAITRFGPCLRIVYGLSEAVVICALPGLTDDPEHPERLRSCGRPYGDVTVQIRDADGRVLPPGSDGEVWVRTNLSFAGYHGQPELTAETLVDGWVRTRDIGHLDADGYLYLVDRLQDRILTRQRSWPIYSRPIEDVLAAHPEVRAAAVIGVPDPVAGELPYAYVVPAPGATVTGDELIALVTRELSETWAPGAVEFVDALPLNRSAKVDKRALRARYAAAHPADADPAPIGSRT; encoded by the coding sequence TTGACTGATCAGCCGAACTACGTGCACGAGGCACTGGAGCTGTTCGCCCGGTTCGACGACCGCGAGGCCCTCGTCGGCGGCGGGCGCAGGCTGACCTATCCCGAGGTCGCCGCCGAGGTGCGCGGCCTGGCCGGCGCGCTGCTGCGGCACGGCGTACGCCCCGGCGACGCGGTGCTGGTGATGCTCGGCAACACCGTCGAGGGGCCGCTGCTGCAGCTGGCGCTGCACCTGCTGGGCTGCCGGAGCATGTGGGTCGCCCCGGTGACCTCGCGGCGGGAGGTCGACGAGTTCGTCGCCCTGGCCCACCCGGACGCCTTCGTCCACGATCCCCGCGACCCGCTCGGCGCGGAGATCGCCGCCGGGCTGACCGGCGTACCGGTGCTCTGCCTCGGCCCCGGCGGCGCCGGGCCCGACCTCACCGCCCCCGGGCCCGCACCGGCGCTGCCCACGGAGGTCCCGGCGCCGGAGTCGTTCCTGCAGACCAGCGGCACCACCGGCACCCCGAAGCTGGTGCACCACCGGGAGAGCTTCTACCGGCAGATCCTCGCCCTGGCCGCCGACTTCCGGGCGGCCGGCTTCCCGCTGCTGCGACACCTGTCGCACTCGCCGATGTGGCTGGCCAGCGGCCAGATCACCACGCTGTTCAACCTGTTCACCGGCGGGGTGCTCTTCCTGCGCGAGCAGTGGGACCCGGAGGCGTTCATCCGAACCGTGGACGCCGAACGGCTCACCTCCACCTTCGTCACCCCGCCGATGCTCTACGAGGTGCTCGACCATCCCGCCCTGGACGGCGCCGACTTCTCCGCCATGTTCATGTTCAACGTGGGCGCCGGGCCCGCCGCGCCGGCCCGGCTGCGCCAGGCGATCACCCGGTTCGGCCCGTGCCTGCGCATCGTGTACGGGCTGAGCGAGGCCGTGGTGATCTGCGCCCTGCCCGGGCTGACCGACGACCCGGAGCACCCGGAGCGGCTGCGTTCCTGCGGCCGGCCGTACGGGGACGTGACGGTCCAGATCCGCGACGCCGACGGCCGGGTGCTGCCGCCCGGCTCCGACGGCGAAGTGTGGGTCCGCACCAACCTCAGCTTCGCCGGCTACCACGGCCAGCCCGAGCTGACCGCGGAGACGCTGGTCGACGGCTGGGTGCGGACCCGCGACATCGGCCACCTGGACGCCGACGGCTACCTCTACCTGGTCGACCGGCTCCAGGACCGGATCCTCACCCGGCAGCGGAGCTGGCCGATCTACTCCCGCCCCATCGAGGACGTGCTCGCCGCCCACCCCGAGGTACGCGCCGCCGCCGTCATCGGCGTACCGGACCCGGTGGCCGGGGAGCTGCCGTACGCGTACGTGGTGCCCGCGCCGGGGGCCACGGTGACCGGGGACGAACTGATCGCGCTGGTCACCCGGGAGCTGAGCGAGACCTGGGCACCCGGCGCGGTGGAGTTCGTCGACGCGCTGCCGTTGAACCGCTCGGCGAAGGTGGACAAGCGCGCCCTGCGCGCCCGGTACGCCGCGGCACATCCGGCCGACGCCGATCCGGCCCCGATCGGCAGCCGGACGTGA
- a CDS encoding MmcQ/YjbR family DNA-binding protein, with product MATWDDVRRIALALPEATERGSYDGLPAWRVRDKLFVWDRPLRPADRAALGDAAPDGPVLGARVPDLGAKEALLADAPEVYFTVPHLDGYPAVLVRLDRIGVGELTELITEAWYARAPKRLAATHRAGAR from the coding sequence ATGGCGACCTGGGACGACGTACGCCGCATCGCGCTCGCCCTGCCCGAGGCCACCGAGCGCGGCTCATACGACGGCCTGCCCGCCTGGCGGGTCCGGGACAAGCTCTTCGTCTGGGACCGCCCACTGCGCCCCGCCGACCGCGCGGCCCTGGGCGACGCCGCCCCCGACGGCCCGGTCCTCGGCGCCCGCGTGCCCGACCTCGGCGCGAAGGAGGCGCTGCTCGCCGACGCCCCCGAGGTCTACTTCACCGTCCCGCACCTCGACGGATATCCGGCGGTGCTGGTCCGCCTCGACCGGATCGGCGTCGGGGAGCTGACCGAGCTGATCACCGAGGCGTGGTACGCCCGCGCCCCGAAGCGGCTCGCCGCCACGCACCGGGCAGGCGCACGATGA